The genome window AGAACCCGGACCTGCTCGGCGAGATCGTCCGTACCGCACCGAAACGCTTCGAAGAGCTCGTCACCAACGCGATCGCGGTCGTGTCGGGCGACTCCGCGAGCGCCATCGCGCAGACCCTGATCAGCGCGTCGATCGGGCTCAAGCACCAGGTGGAGACGCGGGAGGCATACGTCGCGCGCTTCGCCACCGCGGTCGGCCTCCTGGTCGCTTGACCGGCCGGGGCTACTCCGTGACGTCTTCGAGTGCCCGCCGCGGCGTCCACGGCGTCGGGGTGCCCCGGCCCAGGCGCAGCACGATCTGCGGCCACAGGCCGCCACCGAGCAGCCGGCGGAGTTCGGCGCGGATCGACGGCACCTCGACGGGCTGGGAGATGAACGACGCGTCGAGCCCGGCCGCCGTCGCCGTCAGCAGGACGCGCTGCATCGCCTGCCCGGCCCGGATCCGGTCCACCCGCGTGTCGTCGAACGAGCCGAGCACCACCACCAGCGGCTCGGCGTGGTCGGCCCGGTTCCGGTGGCGGGTCCCGAAATCACGCAGGACCCAGCCCCCGTCGGCCGAAGGCGGCCTGCCGGCCGCGTACTCGGGGACCCCGTCACGGCTGTCCGGGCCGCGCGCGGTCCAGTGCCGCCACTCGGCGAGGAACGCCGGGTCGGCGAGCTGGGCGTGGTGGGCCTGGTGCACCAGGTGCCGCAGCCCTTCCCGCTGTTTCGCGCTCAGCCGCGGCAACCAGGCCTGCTCGACTTCCGCGGCGTGCCGCAGCTCGGCGACCACCGGCGCGGGGACCGGGCGGTCGTCGAACAGGGTCCGGTTCGTGTGACGGCGGGGGATCGCGTCCGCCAGGCCGACGAGCCGAGGATCGGGGCGGCGGGCCCCGAACGGCCGCACCAGGGCCAGCAACGTCGGGTCGTCGCGGCGGGGGAACAGCGTCGTGGCCGGGTGGGCGCCCAGCGCGTGGATGGCGGTGCGCAGGTTGAACAGCGCGGCACCGCAGGAA of Amycolatopsis solani contains these proteins:
- a CDS encoding Acg family FMN-binding oxidoreductase is translated as MTLPSTSIGLLHPDQVKSVIGAAVLAPSTHNTQPWRFRCVPTGIELHADPARALPVADADGRELLLSCGAALFNLRTAIHALGAHPATTLFPRRDDPTLLALVRPFGARRPDPRLVGLADAIPRRHTNRTLFDDRPVPAPVVAELRHAAEVEQAWLPRLSAKQREGLRHLVHQAHHAQLADPAFLAEWRHWTARGPDSRDGVPEYAAGRPPSADGGWVLRDFGTRHRNRADHAEPLVVVLGSFDDTRVDRIRAGQAMQRVLLTATAAGLDASFISQPVEVPSIRAELRRLLGGGLWPQIVLRLGRGTPTPWTPRRALEDVTE